Genomic DNA from Desulfovibrio sp. TomC:
GCCGGCGGCATCGTCGTCTCCACGGCGCGCTTAAACCGCATCCTGGAAATCGACGCCGACGACTTCGTGGCCGTGGTCGAGCCCGGCGTGGTCACCGGCGATCTCCAGGCCGCCCTGGCCAAGGAGCGGCTTTTCTACGCGCCCGATCCGGCCAGCGTGAAATTTTCCACGGTCGGCGGCAACGCCGGCACCTGCGCCGGCGGGATGCGGGCCGTCAAATACGGCGTCACCCGCGACCATATCCTCGGCATTGAGGCCGTGCTCCCGGGCGGCGAACTGATTCATTTGGGCGGGCGCACCCACAAAAACGTGGTCGGCCTCGACCTCACCCGCCTCTTTGTCGGCTCCGAAGGCACACTCGGGCTGATGACCAGGCTTACCCTCAAGCTTTTGCCCCTGCCCGCCGCCACCGCCACCCTGGCCCTGGCCTTTGCCGATGTGGACGCGGCCCTGACCGCCGCCGGCGACGTGTTTCGGGCCGGCATCCTGCCGGTCGCCCTGGAATTTATGGCTCGGGAAGCCATGGCCGCCGTGGCCGCGATCAGCGACGTGCCCTGGCCGGCCGAGGCCGGCGCGGTCCTCCTTATCCGGGTGGACGGCTCGCCTGCGGCCGTGGCCGCCGATCTCCGGTTGCTGGAAGCCGCCACCAGCCCGGCCGGACCGATCTGGACCCGCCCGGCCGCCGCCCGGGCGGACGAAGAGGCCCTCTGGGAACTGCGCCGGTTGCTCAACCCAGCCTCGTTTAAGGCCGCGCCGGACAAGATCAGCGACGACGTCACCGTGCCCCGGGGCCAACTGCGGGCGGCCGCCGCCGGCATCGCCGCCGTGGCTGATGAGCTGCGCCTAAAAATCCTGCTTTTCGGGCACGTCGGCGACGGCAACCTCCACGTCAATATCATGCACGATGCCGCCAATTTGGATGAAAGGGACCGGGCACAGACCGCCCGGGAACGCATCCTTAGCCTGTGCCTGACCCTGCGCGGCACCCTGTCCGGGGAACACGGCGTCGGGCTGGCCAAACTGCCGTTTATCGACCGCCAGCTCTCCCCCCTGGAGCGCGACCTCATGGCCCGGATCAAGGCCGCGTTCGACCCGCACGGCATCATGAATCCCCAGAAGGCCTACTAGCGTGTCCACGGAACTCACCCCCGTCCACTGTCTGCACGGCCAGGGCCGCCGGCCGGAATGCATCCTGTGCGGCCGCTGCCTGTCGGCCTGTCCGCTGTTTGCCGCCACCGGCCGCGAGGAACTGTCCCCGCGCGCCAAATTTTTCCTGGCCCGGGCCGTGGCCGAGGGCCGGGCCGAGCTGTCGGCTACGGCCGCCGAGATCCTCACCACCCAGTGCCTGTCCTGCGGCCGCTGCGAAAACGCCTGTCCGCTGGGCCTTTGCGGCCCGGATCTGGTGGCCGAGCTGCGCGCCTCCCATCCCGGCTTCGCCGGCTTTCTCTGGAAGCTGTGGATCGAGCGGGCCGGGCTCATGTGGCCCCTGGCCCGGTCGCTCGCCCGCCTCCTTCCCGGCTCGGTCCCCATCGAGGCCGTGGCCCGGGCCCGCGACTCCCTGGCCGCCATGGGGGCGGGCGACGCCCCCACGCCCTGGCTTGCGCCCAAGACCTTCGACATCCGCCATCTGGGCAAAAAAGCCGTGCTTTTTGCCGGCTGCGTGGCCGAGCACGCCAACCCGCGCTGGAAGGATGCGGCCAAGCGTCTCCTGGCCGGCCTTGGCGTCGACCTCCTGCCCGATCCGGGCTTTACCTGCTGCGGCTGCACCCTGGGCCATTCCGGCGCGCCCGAGGCCCAGGCCGCCATGCAACAGCAAAATATCGAGGCCTGGCGAAAGGCCGGCCGGCCGCTCCTGGTCGTCTTTTGCGCCACCTGCCGCTGCGGGCTTCGGGCCTACGCCCGAAAGGACCTGGGCTTGGCCATGGACGAAATCGGCCTGTGGCGCGACAACCTCGTCTCCCTGGCCGAACTTTTGGGCGACACCACCTTTGCCGTGGCCGAGGCCGCCCCGGCCGCCGTTCGCTACCACCGCCCCTGCCACGGGGCCGGCGGCAACCAGGACCTGGACTTTTTGCGCCGGGCCATGGGCGCACGTCTCGTCTTTCACGAAGACGAGACCCCCTGCTGCGGCTTCGGCGGCCTGACCAAACTCACCGCGCCGGCCCTCTCCGACGCCGTGGCCCAAAACGCCCTGGACATCTATGCCCCCAAACCCGGGGAACAGATCGTCACCGGCTGTTCCGGCTGCGTCACCCAGCTGCGAAGCCTCGCCCCGGACGGCGTCGTCGTCGGCCACTGGCTGGAGTGCATCGACTGACGCATCCGACCCACACCCGACAGCTTTTCGAGGCGGCCAAACGCCGCCTCGCATCCATAAGGAGTCCCGAGTATGTTGAAATCCCTTGCCCGGACGGTGTTCGGGTCACGCAATGACCGCTATTTGAAAGGCCTTCGCCCCATTGTCGAGGCGATCAATGCCTTCGAGCCCCAGGTCAAGGCCCTTGACGACGAGGCCATCCGCGCCCGTATCGTGGAGCTGCGCCAGGAAGTGAGCGACGGACGCACCCTGGACGACATCCTGCCCGAAGTCTTCGCCATCGTGCGCGAGGCCTCGGTCCGCTCCCTGGGCATGCGCCACTACGACGTGCAGCTCATCGGCGGCGTCACCCTCCACCAGGGCAAGATCGCCGAGATGAAGACCGGCGAAGGCAAGACCCTGGTCGCCACCCTGCCCGTGGTCTTAAACGCCCTGTCCGGCAAGGGCGTGCACCTGATCACGGTCAACGATTACCTGGCCCGCCGCGACGCCGCCTGGATGGGCAAGCTCTATGCCTTCCTGGGACTGACCGTCGGCGTCATCCTGCACGGCCTGACCGACGAGGAGCGCCAGCAGGCCTACGGCGCGGACATCACCTACGGCACCAATAACGAGTTCGGTTTCGACTATCTGCGCGACAACATGAAGTTTTACCAGGAGCAGCTGGTGCAGCGGCCGCTCAACTTCGCCATCGTCGACGAAGTGGACTCCATCCTCATCGACGAAGCCAGAACGCCGCTGATCATTTCCGGCCAGGCCGAGGATTCCTCGGTGCTCTACGCCCGGGTCAACGCGCTTATTCCCATGCTCCACCGCGAGACCCATTTCACGGTGGACGAAAAAGCCCGCACCGTGCTGTTGACCGACGAAGGCGTCATGCGCATGGAAGACGTCCTCAAGGTCGACAACCTCTTCGACGCCGCCAACATCACCCTCCAGCACCACGTGCTCCAGGCCTTAAAAGCCCACCACATCTTCCAGCGCGACGTGGATTACGTGGTCAAGGACGGCGAAGTCATCATCGTCGATGAATTCACCGGCCGGCTCATGCCCGGCCGGCGCTATTCCGACGGCCTGCATCAGGCCCTGGAGGCCAAGGAACTGGTCAAGGTCGAGTCCGAGAACCAGACGCTGGCCACCATCACCTTCCAGAACTACTTCCGCATGTACAAAAAGCTGTCCGGCATGACCGGCACAGCCGACACCGAGGCGGTGGAATTCCGGGAAATCTACGGCCTGGAAGTCATCTCCATCCCCACCAACCAGCCCATGGTGCGCAAGGACTTCCCGGACCTCGTCTACAAGACCCAGCGGGAAAAGTTTGAAGCCATTGCCGCCGACGTCAAGGAACTGCACAAGCTCGGCCAGCCGGTGCTGGTCGGCACGGTCTCCATCGAGAAATCCGAGATGCTCTCGGAAATGCTCAAAAAGACCGGCGTGCCCCACGACGTCTTAAACGCCAAGAACCACGAGAAAGAAGCCGAGATCGTGGCCCTGGCCGGCCACGCCGGCAAGGTCACCATCGCCACCAACATGGCCGGCCGCGGCACCGACATCGTGCTCGGACCCGGCGTGGTCGAGCTGGGCGGCCTGCACATCCTCGGCACCGAACGCCACGAATCCCGGCGCATCGACAACCAGTTGCGCGGCCGTTCGGGTCGCCAGGGCGATCCCGGCTCCTCGCGCTTTTATCTGGCCCTGGACGACGACCTCATGCGTCTTTTCGGCTCCGACCGCTTAAAAGGCCTCATGGACAAGCTCGGCATGGAAGACGGCGAGCCCATTGAAAACCGCATGGTGTCGCGGGCCATTGAAAACGCCCAGAAGCGCGTGGAAGCCCACAACTTCGATATCCGCAAACAGCTGCTGGAATACGACAACGTCATGAACCAGCAGCGCGAGGTCATCTACTCGCGCCGCCGCGAACTCATGGCCACCACCGAACCGGACGCCTTCGTCATGGCCAGCATCGACGAGATCGTGGACGAGATATTCGCCCCCCTGGAAGGCGCCAAGGCCGGAGCTGATCCCGAACTGCTGGCCGTCGCCGCCGCCCAGATCGAGGATATTCTCGACCTGAAAATTGAACTGACAAGCGGCGATCTCACGGAAAAAGAGACGGTCCTCGAATCCGCCAAGAGCCGCCAGCGCGAACTGTCCGACACGGCCGGGGCGCACTACAAGGAAGTGGCCCGCTACTTCCTCCTCGACAGCCTGGACCGCCACTGGAAGGAACATCTGCTGTCCATGGACCACCTGCGCGACGGCATTGGCCTGCGCGGCTATGGCCAGAAAGACCCCAAGCAGGAATACAAGCGCGAAGGCTTCGAACTGTTCCAGCAGCTCATCTACAGCATGCGCGACGCCGCCATCCGGTCCATGTCCCGGGTGCGCATCCGGGCCGAGGTGCAGGAAGAGGAGTTCCAGCACAAGAGCGATACCGCCAACGTGCAGTATTCCGGACCGGACGCCGACGCCGAACCGGCCAAAAAGGAACCCACGCGGCGCGAGGCCCCCAAGGTCGGCCGCAACGATCCCTGCCCCTGCGGCTCGGGCAAGAAATACAAGAAGTGCCACGGCGCAAAATAGCCGTACCGGTCCCGGGGCGAGGCCCAAAAGCGTCTCGCCCCTTGCCCGACGCGCCGGTTTTTTCTAAAGCAGGAGGGTAACGCCGCAGGCGTATTCTTCTGACACTCTCCGGGAGGCGCGTTTGCGTCGGCCGGTTTTTCCCGGGCCGCCCACGGCGCGCCCGACTGGTGGGCCATGTTCGCGATTATCGGCATTGTGGTGGTTCTCGCCTGCGTCTTCGGCGGCTTCCTGCTCGAAGGCGGCCATATGGGCGTGCTGTTCCAGCCCATCGAACTGCTCATCATCGGCGGCGCAGCCCTTGGCTCCTTTTTCATCTCCTCGCCCAAATCCATCGCCCTTGGCACCTTCAAACACGTCATGCACGTGTTTACCGGCAAGGAACCAACGGCCGGCGACTATTCCGACCTGCTCTCGCTCCTCTTCGAACTGATCAACATCGCCCGGCGCGACGGCATCGTGGCCCTGGAACCGCATGTCTCCAAGCCCGAACAGTCCGCCACCATCAACCGCTACCCGGGCATCGCCAAAAACAAACAGCTGGCCTATTTCATCTGCGACAACATCAAGTGCCTGCTCTCCGAAGGCATCGACGCCCACCGCTACGACGACCTCATGCGCACCGACATTGCCACCATGCACCACCACGCCATGATCGCCCCGGGAGCCGTGACCAAGATTGCCGACGCCCTGCCCGGCCTTGGCATCGTGGCCGCGGTGCTTGGCATCGTTTTGACCATGGGCAAGATCAACGAGCCGCCGGAAGTGCTCGGCCACAGCATCGGCGCGGCCCTGGTCGGCACCTTCCTCGGCATCCTCATGAGTTACGGCTTTGTCGGTCCCATGGCCGTCAACCTGGAATACCAGGCCAAGGCCCAGCAGCACATGCTCCACGTGGTCAAGGAAGTGCTGGCCGCCTTCAACTCCGGTTTCTCGCCGCTACTGTCCGTGGAAATGGGCCGCCGGGCCATCCCCGACGACGTGCGGCCGAGCATGGAAGACATGGAAGGGGCGCTTCGTGGGAAAAAATGACGGCAAGACCGTTGTCATCTACCGCGAGTCCGACGAGGGCCACGGCGGACACCACGGCGGTTCCTGGAAGGTGGCCTACGCCGACTTCGTGACGGCCATGATGGCCTTTTTCCTGCTCCTGTGGCTGGTGGTGTCGCTCAAACCCCAGACCAAAACGGAGCTGTCCCTGGTCTTTCAGGACAAGAACGTGCCGTCCAAGGAAAAAGTCCAGAACCTGGAAAAAGTGCCCACCTTCATCAGCCCCGACGCCATCAAGGGCAATCCGGAATTCAAGCTTTCCCAGGAAAACAAGCTCAAGTACGAAATCGCCATTCTGATCAAGGAACTCATCACCTCGGATCAGGCCGTCAAGAACAACTCCGGCGTCAGCAACGACTCCTCGGGCGTGCTCATGCAGGTCAACAGTTCGGTCATGTTCAAAGCCGCCTCGGCGGAACTGACCCCGGCCGCCCGAAAGGTCCTGGACGGAGTGGCCAAGATCCTGCGCGATTTCAAGATCAATCTCACCGTGCGCGGCCACGCCGACGACGAGGAAGGCTCCGGCCCCTATCCGTCCAAATGGGAACTGTCCGCGGCCCGGGCCGCTTCCGCCGCCCGCTACCTGTCGGAAAAGGCCGGCATCCCCACCACCCGCCTGCGGGCCGTGGGACTGGCCGACAGCCAGCCGCTGGTGCCGCCCACCTCGTCCGAAAACAAGGCCCGCAACCGGCGCATCGAATTCTTCTACACCAGCCCGGACATGCGCCCGGGCGAACGCTCCCAGGACGGGCCGTAGTTGCGAGGGACGTGAAGTGAAGAGATGAGAAGAGGGGAAGATGCCTCCGGCGGCGGGGGGATGATTCCCCCGGACCCCTGCAAATGGGGTGGGGGGTGAGGCGCAGCGCCGCCGGAGCAGCCGGCCCCTGAAAAAGGGAAACAAGGGGAAGCCATGCACTACGACATTGTGTTCCACCTCGACCAGGGCCAGGCCGAACTCGATATTGCCGTTAGCAACATCAGCAATGTCTTCAAAGCCCTGCCGGAAGAAAAATTTACCCTCGTCCTGCTGGTCAACGGACCGGCCATCAAGCTCATGGTCAAGGATACGGACAACTGCGCCAAGCTCCTCACACTGTGCGGCCAGGGGTTGGAGCTTCGGGTCTGCAACAACGCGCTCACCCATTTCAATATCGCACCCGAATCGCTGTGCCCGGCCTGCCGCATCGTTCCCGCCGGCATCCTCGAACTCGTCAACCTCCAACGCCAGGGCTTTGCCTACATCAAACCCTAGGACGAGGCCACGCCGGACCATGCCCCCAACACCCGCCGAGCTTCTTCAAAAGCACAAGCTTTTTAGCAAATTGAGCGGTCAGGTCGTCTGGAATCTGGCCGAAGAGGCCGGGGCCGGCGCAAGCCAGCTCGAGGCCTTCATGGATTTTTTCGAAGCCCAAAAGGCCCGGGCCGCCGCCCTTCTGGACGCCCTGGCCCGCGATCCGGACCTCTGGCTCATCCTCGATCTGGACGCCGCCGCAACGGCCTGCCCGGCTTGCGCCCGGCTGGCCGGTCTGGCCGTCCCGGCCACGCACCCGGCCATGCTCGACTACCTGCCGCCCTTTGGCCTGGGCTGCTCCCTGACCGGCCGTCCGGGCAGCCCGGACCAGACCCAGGCCGGGACCGCCGCGTCCTTGCCGCCGGCCCCGGTCCACAAGCTGTGCTGCGACCAGCGGCCCCTGACCCTGCTGCTGGCCGAACGCACGCCCGCCGCCGACGCATCCTAGCCCCGGCCGGCCGGCAGATGTTCCCGCCCGCCCCGCCCAGGGCCGCCAAACGGCAACGACCGCCGGCCGTCCGCGATACAGGCGGACAACCAGCGGTCGTCGTTGCGGGCAAGGCCCAGGACCGGCGTCCCTGGCCGGGACGCCGCAAGCGGCCTAGGGTCCGATGTAGATCGGCGGCAGGTACAATTGGATGCCCGGAGCCGGACGCGGAGCCGGACGACAGGCCCCGGCCTGCCAGAACGTGCCCGGCGGGCAGACCGGCGGCGGCGGCGGCGCATAGGGATACGGGTAATAGCCCGGCGGCGGGACCGGAACCGGGACATAGGGCACCGGCATGCAACCACGCGGGCCGTCCCAGAAATAGCCCGGCGGACAGGGCCGCCGCGCCTCGGCATCACCCGCCACGACCACGGCAGCCAGCACAAAGCCGGCCAGCAGGCAGAGACAGAGCAGTTTTTTCATAACCATCTCCTGGCTTGGGGCTGGCCGAAGGGATGGCCAAACCCCGCATTTGCCTTGTGGCACACTCCGCCGGTCCTTGGCAAGACGGACGGGTCAGGGAGTGCCCTGGCCAAGGCTTATCTGGCGGATGATGCCGGAAAGCCGCTCCATGGAGGCCTCAAACGCCGCCCGATTCTTGGCCTCGCCGCTCACCACGGCGGCCAGCGCGGCCACCGTCTCCCGCTCCACCCCGTAAAATCCGATCAAAAGCCCGAGATCGCGCCGCTCCTCCGGCCCAAGCCGCCCCATGAGCCGGTCCTTGAAGACGCCCATGACCAGTTCGGCATACCGCCCCATGTCGGCCAGGACCTGCCCGGCCTGCTCCCGGCTGATCAGGCCCTTCTCATAGCGCGCCGCCACCCCGGCCAACGCTTCGTGCCCAAGCACCAAGCCCTGCCCGGCCAACATGCCGATGGTCTGCAACATTGCCTCGCGCGACGGGTCCTTGGCCGTCTGCCCCAGAGCGGCCGAAGCGGTCAGGAGACAAAGAACCACAACCAGTCCGGCAAAACGCCGCGCAAATCCCATGCCCACCTCCTTGGATTCCCCTCCACCCTGCCGCAACCGAAAGCCGGCGGCAACCCCTTGCCCCGTCCGCTCCAGGCGCGCCCATCCAGGGGGTCCGGGAGGGATGATCCCGCCCGGCGGGTCCAGGGCAACGCCCTGGCGGGGCCTGGGGCAACGCCCCAGTAGGGTCTGGGCTGCGCCCCTGCTTCTTCACCTCCCCCTTCGCCTACGCCTGGGCGCAGTCGGCCGGGTCGCCGCGCAATTTGTCCAGGCCGTGGGGGATGGCGGGCATGAGGGCGGCCAGGGTTTCGCGCACGGCCTTGGGGGAGCCGGGCACGTTGACGATGATGGCCTGGCCAAGCGTGCCGGCCACGGCGCGCGACAGCATGGCGTGGCGGGTTTTGGCCAGCGAGGCCATGAGCATGGCGGTCTCGAAGCCGGGCAGGCGTTTTTCGATGACGGCCAGGGTGGCTTCGGGGGTGGTGTCGCGGGGCGAGAGGCCGGTGCCGCCGGTGGTGACGATGAGGTCGAAACCCTGGGTCAGGGCCAGATCGACGAGGAGCGCTTTGAGTTGGGCCGGCTCGTCGGGCAGGATATGGCCTTTGGCCAGGCTTATGGTCAGGGAGGCGGCGCAGGTTTCGGCAATGGCCGGGCCGGCGGCGTCGACGCGAAGGCCCTGGCTGCCTTTGTCGCTTAACGTGATCCAGGCCAGGGCAAGGCCCTGGCGGTTTGGGCTGAAACGGGTTTCGCCGGCCGGGAGGCTGCCCGGGGTGAGGACTTTGGCGCAAAGGACGCGGCTGGCCGGGACATCGTCCTGGCCGGGGCGGGAGTGGACGCCGATGAGTTGCAGGACCGGGCTGCCCCCCTCGGGCGTGAGCGTCGTCCCGACGGCCAGCCGGGGCAGGCGTCCGGCGGCAACCAGGCGCACGGCATAGTCGGGTGCGTCGGTTTCAAGAATATGAAGCCGTTGGTTGGCGGCGAGGGTCAGGCTGGCTGCGGTAGACAGGGAAAGTCCCATGGCGGCATCCTTTGCGGGCCTTGCGGTTTTTTGGTGGTTGGGTCAAAAGCGTGGCAACGATACGTCCGGCATGGACGGCTTATCAAGTGAGGAGAACGGATGAAAGGCATCATCTTGGCCGGCGGTTCCGGTACGCGGCTCTATCCCATCACGCGGGTGGTGAGCAAACAGCTTTTGCCCATCTATGACAAGCCCATGATCTATTACCCGCTGTCCGTGCTGATGCTGGCCGGCATCCGGGATATTTTAATCATTTCGACGCCGACCGACCTGCCTCGTTTTCAGGAGATGCTTGGCGACGGCAAGAGCCTTGGCGTGACGTTCACGTACAAGGTGCAGCCCAAGCCCGAGGGATTGGCCCAGGCGTTTTTGCTGGGCAAGGAATTTATCGGCAAGGATTCGGTCTGTCTGGTGCTTGGCGACAACATCTTTTACGGCCAGGGGCTGGCCACGGTCTTGCAGCGAAGCGCCCGGCTGACGGACGGCGGCGTGGTGTTCGGCTACAAGGTGCGCGATCCCAAGCGGTATGGCGTGGTCGAGTTTGACGCGGAAAAAAACGTCATCAGCATCGAGGAAAAGCCGGAGCATCCCAAGTCCAAGTTTGCGGTGACTGGACTGTATTTCTACGACAACGACGTGGTGTCGGTGGCCGAGGGGCTGACCCCTTCGCCCCGGGGCGAGCTTGAGATCACGGATCTCAACAACGTGTATCTGCAACGCGGCAAGCTCAAGGTGGAGTTTCTCGGGCGCGGCTATGCCTGGCTTGATACCGGCACCCATGAGTCGCTGCTCCATGCCTCGAGCTTTGTCCAGGCCATCCAGGAACGCCAGGGCGTGCTGGTGGCCTGCATCGAGGAGATCGCCTACCGCATGGGCTATATTGATGCCGGGCAGGTGGAGCATCTGGCCAAGGACATGCTCAAAAACGATTACGGCCAGTATCTGATGGAGATGATCCGCGAGGCCTAGGCTGGTGCGGCTTGTTGATTTTCGGGCGGGGAGCGGTCTCCCCGCCTTTTTTTGGGTCGTGAGCCGAAGCCCGGGGAGGAGTACAGCCCCGGGAAGACGTCGCCGTCCGTCGAACAAAAAAAAGCCGCCCGGAGGCGGCTTGCAATCGGAACGATCCGGCGGGGAGCGCCGGCCGTGGCCTAGTGGTGGTCTTCTTTGAGGAACTGGCGGATACGGACGATGGCCGTGGCGACAATGATGGCCATGTAGATGTAAATAGCCGTAACCCCGAAGAAGCCCTGCTCGGTGGAATGGCCCATATTCGTGATGAGTTCCGAAACCATGCTCATAGCCGCTACTCCTTCGGATCAGGTGGATCGTGAAATTGGTGACGAGGAAGATACACCGGGGGCAGTCTTTCCGTCAACCTCTCCCTGCGATTTGTCCGGGAACGCGCCTGGGCAGCCTGTCGGCCTGCCCTACGACGGAGCGAAAGACTCTTCCGTTTTTGCGAAAGTCGGGTTAGAAAATGGACTGGAGAGGTGTTCCGTGGCAAAGCCCCTAGACCAGCCGCCCGTCCGGGGCTTTTTCCCAGCCCTTGCGGCCGGCTGTGCCACATCACTTGTCCTGGCCCTGGGCCTGCTGACCGCTGCGGACTGGTACCGGATGCATCTGTGGCTGGTCTGGGAGCCCTGGCGGCTCAACATCTTTTATCTGACCGTGGCCGTCTGCGTGCTCCTGCCCGGAGGGCTGGTCGGGCTGCTCGTGGACCGCGAGCGCCGGCTTCGCTGCAATCTTTCGGGCCAGGGCGCCGAGATCCTCCGGGCCAGGGCCGATCTGGACCGGACCCACCGGGCGCTTGTGGCCTTAAGCTCCATCAATCATGAACTGATTCGGGCCACGGACCGCGAAGGCCTTTTCAGCCGCATCGGCCAAATTCTGGTGGAGCAGTCCGGCTACAGTCTGGTCTGGGTAGGTATAATCGAGCCGGGACCGGAAAAACGGCTGCGGGTGGCGGCCCGGGCCGGCCAGGACAGCGCCTGGCTCGACACCTTGGACGCCCACTGGGATGCGTCCCCCCGGGGACACGGCCCCACCGGCACGGCCGTCCGGGAGGCGCGTCTGGTCATTATGGCCAACATGCAGGACGAACCGTTTTTCAAGGATTGGCCGAACCGCCCGGCCGGGCTCGACCGCTATCACAGCGCCTTGTCGTTGCCGCTGCGGGTGGCCGGTCGCCCGGCCGGGGCCATCACCATTTACGAAACGGCGCAGCGGGATTTCAGTGACGAGGAAGTCGGGCTGCTCACCCAGATGGCCGACGACGTCTCGTACGGGCTGGAATTTATGCGGCTCGGGCTTGGCCGCGAGCGCACCTCGAAACTGTTGCGTCAGGCCCTTCGGACCGGTGCGGCCATGTCGCGCACCGCCCTGGAACTGGCGGCCGGCGGCCAGGACCTGCGCGCCCTGGCCAGCCACGTTCTCCAGCACGCCCTGTGGCTGACGGGCAGTCCTTTGGGCGCCGTCGGCATCGTCGTCCGACCGACCGGCCGCCTGGACTGGCTGGCCGTGACCCAGGCCGACGGCACGATCCGGCCCCTGCGGCCTGAGGAGTGCGACCTCTTCCAGGATGACGGCGGCCGGTTCGGCGGTCCCTTTGCGGCCACCTTAAACGAAGGCGTCCCGCTCCGTGTCGACCGACCGACCACGCTGGAAGGTTTTGGTCCGGCCCAGCCCGGCCTGGAACGGGTGTCCCGGTTTCTGGCCCTGCCGTTGCGGCCAACCGGCGAGGAGCCACGGGGCCTCATTTTGCTGGCCGATGCCGCCGCCCCCTATGCCGACCGGGATATCCGGGCCGTGGGCCGGCTGTCCGTGCTGTTCGAGATGGCGGTGACCCGGCGGCAGGTCGAGGAAGAACTGATCTCGGCCAGACGCCGGGCCGAGGCGGCCAGCGAAGCCAAAACCCAGTTTTTGGCCAATATCAGCCATGAACTCCGCACGCCCATAAACGGCATCCTGGGCATGGCCCAGCTGGCCGTGCTTGAGGGCAAGGCCGTCGGCGAAACGGAATACTGGCAGACCGTGCGCGACGCCACCGACCGGCTGGTGGAGATCGTGGACAATCTGCTGGAATTGGCCAATGTCGAATCCGGCTCCCTCTCGCCCATGCTGCGGGAATTCGGCCTGCGCCGGCTGCTTGACTCGCTTCGCAGCTCGTTTTCGATACGGGCCGGGCTGGCCGGGCTGACCTTTGATCTCAATGTCGACGCCACCCTGCCCGATAAGCTCTTGGGCGATCCCTTCCGGCTGCGCCAGATTCTCTCCAATCTCATCGACAACGCCATCCGTTTCACCCCGGCCGGGGGCATCTCGGTGCAGGTGCGCCGGTATGAGCCGACCCAGTCCGGGGGGACGCGCCGGGTCTTCGTCGCCGCCGATTTCAGCGGCGTGAGCCTCGTTTTCAGCGTGACCGACACCGGCATCGGCATCGCAGCCGACAAACTGGCCGCCATCTTCGAGAGTTTTGCCCTGGGCGAGGACTACCTGACCAAGCGCTACGGCGGCACGGGCATGGGGCTGTCCATTGCCCGCCGGCTGGCCGAGCTGCTTGGCGGCAGCATCTGGGTGGAGAGCCAGCCGGCTTATGGCAGCACGTTTTATCTGACCGTGCCCATGTGGCCGGTGGTCGCGGAACTCGACGCGCCCCCCTCAGGAGAGGCCGAGATGATCCCCCTGCCGCCGCTTCGGATCATGGTGGTGGAAGACGAGGCCATCAACCGTCTGGCCCTGGCCCGGGGGCTGCGCAAGCTCGGCCACGACGTCATCGAGGCCGGCAATGGCGAGGATGCCTTGCGCCGCCTGTCCATGGAGCGGGTGGACGTGGTGATTATGGACGTCCAGATGCCGGTGATGGACGGGCTGACCGCCGTGGCCCACATCCGAAACGGCGAGGTGCCCGGCACCAACCGCCGCCTGCCGGTGGTGGCCCTGACGGCCTACGCCCTGGAAGGCGACCGCCAACGCTTTTTAAACGCCGGCATGGACGAGTTCGTGACCAAGCCCTGCGACATGGACCAGCTGCTGCGCGCCGTGGCCAAGGTGGTGGAGATCAAGCCGGCGGGTTAGGCCAACCGCTGCCGGTCCAGGCTGCGCAGATTGACCGCCTCGGCCAGATGCTCCACCCGCAGGTCGGCGGCGGCGTCGAGATCGGCGATGGTGCGGGCGATGCGCAAAATCCGCGTGTGCGACCGGGCCGACAGGCCAAGA
This window encodes:
- a CDS encoding FAD-binding oxidoreductase translates to MTHAPLLAADTRRFLEKTFPGDAAVTSPEEMFVYGADASRRHAMPSAVVRPSTVEQIQELLAFAQANRLPILPRGRGTNTVGDCVPTAGGIVVSTARLNRILEIDADDFVAVVEPGVVTGDLQAALAKERLFYAPDPASVKFSTVGGNAGTCAGGMRAVKYGVTRDHILGIEAVLPGGELIHLGGRTHKNVVGLDLTRLFVGSEGTLGLMTRLTLKLLPLPAATATLALAFADVDAALTAAGDVFRAGILPVALEFMAREAMAAVAAISDVPWPAEAGAVLLIRVDGSPAAVAADLRLLEAATSPAGPIWTRPAAARADEEALWELRRLLNPASFKAAPDKISDDVTVPRGQLRAAAAGIAAVADELRLKILLFGHVGDGNLHVNIMHDAANLDERDRAQTARERILSLCLTLRGTLSGEHGVGLAKLPFIDRQLSPLERDLMARIKAAFDPHGIMNPQKAY
- a CDS encoding (Fe-S)-binding protein yields the protein MSTELTPVHCLHGQGRRPECILCGRCLSACPLFAATGREELSPRAKFFLARAVAEGRAELSATAAEILTTQCLSCGRCENACPLGLCGPDLVAELRASHPGFAGFLWKLWIERAGLMWPLARSLARLLPGSVPIEAVARARDSLAAMGAGDAPTPWLAPKTFDIRHLGKKAVLFAGCVAEHANPRWKDAAKRLLAGLGVDLLPDPGFTCCGCTLGHSGAPEAQAAMQQQNIEAWRKAGRPLLVVFCATCRCGLRAYARKDLGLAMDEIGLWRDNLVSLAELLGDTTFAVAEAAPAAVRYHRPCHGAGGNQDLDFLRRAMGARLVFHEDETPCCGFGGLTKLTAPALSDAVAQNALDIYAPKPGEQIVTGCSGCVTQLRSLAPDGVVVGHWLECID
- the secA gene encoding preprotein translocase subunit SecA, with the protein product MLKSLARTVFGSRNDRYLKGLRPIVEAINAFEPQVKALDDEAIRARIVELRQEVSDGRTLDDILPEVFAIVREASVRSLGMRHYDVQLIGGVTLHQGKIAEMKTGEGKTLVATLPVVLNALSGKGVHLITVNDYLARRDAAWMGKLYAFLGLTVGVILHGLTDEERQQAYGADITYGTNNEFGFDYLRDNMKFYQEQLVQRPLNFAIVDEVDSILIDEARTPLIISGQAEDSSVLYARVNALIPMLHRETHFTVDEKARTVLLTDEGVMRMEDVLKVDNLFDAANITLQHHVLQALKAHHIFQRDVDYVVKDGEVIIVDEFTGRLMPGRRYSDGLHQALEAKELVKVESENQTLATITFQNYFRMYKKLSGMTGTADTEAVEFREIYGLEVISIPTNQPMVRKDFPDLVYKTQREKFEAIAADVKELHKLGQPVLVGTVSIEKSEMLSEMLKKTGVPHDVLNAKNHEKEAEIVALAGHAGKVTIATNMAGRGTDIVLGPGVVELGGLHILGTERHESRRIDNQLRGRSGRQGDPGSSRFYLALDDDLMRLFGSDRLKGLMDKLGMEDGEPIENRMVSRAIENAQKRVEAHNFDIRKQLLEYDNVMNQQREVIYSRRRELMATTEPDAFVMASIDEIVDEIFAPLEGAKAGADPELLAVAAAQIEDILDLKIELTSGDLTEKETVLESAKSRQRELSDTAGAHYKEVARYFLLDSLDRHWKEHLLSMDHLRDGIGLRGYGQKDPKQEYKREGFELFQQLIYSMRDAAIRSMSRVRIRAEVQEEEFQHKSDTANVQYSGPDADAEPAKKEPTRREAPKVGRNDPCPCGSGKKYKKCHGAK
- the motA gene encoding flagellar motor stator protein MotA, which codes for MFAIIGIVVVLACVFGGFLLEGGHMGVLFQPIELLIIGGAALGSFFISSPKSIALGTFKHVMHVFTGKEPTAGDYSDLLSLLFELINIARRDGIVALEPHVSKPEQSATINRYPGIAKNKQLAYFICDNIKCLLSEGIDAHRYDDLMRTDIATMHHHAMIAPGAVTKIADALPGLGIVAAVLGIVLTMGKINEPPEVLGHSIGAALVGTFLGILMSYGFVGPMAVNLEYQAKAQQHMLHVVKEVLAAFNSGFSPLLSVEMGRRAIPDDVRPSMEDMEGALRGKK